The segment GCGGGACACGGCCCGCTCACAAGCCTTAAGGCCGTCTTACTCTGCCGCTGCTTCAGCTTTTGCAGTCAGGGTTACTTTGCCGCCTGCTTTTTCCACCGCTTCGATGGCGGATTTGGACGCGCCTGCGACGTGCAGGTCCAGCTTGGCAGTGGTTTCGCCTTTGGCCAGCAAACGAATGCCGTCCAGCTCGCGACGCACCAGACCGGATGCGATCAGCGCGGCCGCATCAATTGGCTTTTTCACGTCAAGCTTTTTGGCGTCTACGAACTTCTGGATCAGACCAAGGTTCACAACAGCGTAGGATTTGCGGTTCGGCTTGTTAAAGCCGCGCTTTGGCAAGCGCTGGAACAGGGGCATCTGGCCACCTTCGTAGCCATTGATTGCCACACCCGAACGGGATTTTTGACCTTTGATACCACGGCCACCCATTTTACCGGTGCCGGAACCCGGACCACGGCCAACGCGCTTGCGCTTCTTGGTTGCACCCGGGTTGTCAGAAAGTTCATTCAACTTAAACATTGTCGCTTCTCCTTTTGCCGGAAATGCCCCCCAGCGACGGGAAGTGGGCAGACGCGGCGTTTCAAATATGGTGGCCGGAATCGGGGCCACCGGGGGCGTATAAACGCAAGCCCCCAGCGCATCAAGTCTGAAACTATACCAACTCAAATCCCATAATTAGTGGCAATGGAGAGGCTTTGACCCCGCATGACAACATTGGCCGGCTGGAGACGACTTTCTGCACCCCCCACTGTGAGATGGTCGTTCAATTGGGTTTAATTGGACAATTCTATGTATAGCCTGATCGGCACTCAGCAAATTTGGGGTCGAGGACGCGGCAAATACAGCCGTAGTTAGAATAAGAAAACGCATTTAAAATTCCTTCGTTGATCATCTTAACGAAGTATTAACCTTTCCTAACCCTCTGTCGAATATGGATATTGTCCACCAACTGTAGGCAAACGAAAACGCCCCGCAGTTTCCTGCGAGGCGCTCTATCCAAGGCGGGATCAACCCCGCCTTAAGGCTGTCTGTAGGGCGGGGTTATCCCCGCCGATACGTTAGCCTTTTTCTTCGACAATCTCGACCATGTGGCTGATCTTGTTGATCATGCCGCGCACGGAAGGTGTGTCTTCCAGCTCGCGCGTACGGTGCATCTTGTTCAGGCCCAGACCAACGAGTGTGGCCTTTTGCTTTGCGGGGCGACGGATCGGGGAACCGATCTGCTTGATGACAATCGTTTTCGCCATGACTTAGGCTCCTTCTACAACGGGGGCTTGCTCACCGTCTACGCGGGGCGCATCGGTGGTCTTTGGCAGGATGTCAGCAACCTTTTTGCCACGACGCTGTGCAACGGAGCGCGGGGAAGATTCCTTGCGCAGACCGTCCATGGTGGCGCGGATCATGTTGTACGGGTTTTGCGAACCGATGGATTTGGACACAACGTCCTTCACACCCAGCATTTCGAATACGGCACGCATTGGACCACCGGCGATGATACCGGTACCTTCTGGTGCTGTGCGCATAACCACTTTACCGGCGCCGTGACGGCCTTCCATATCGTGGTGCAGCGTGCGGCCTTCGCGCAGCTGAACGCGGATCATCTGGCGCTTGGCCTGCTCGGTGGCCTTGCGGATCGCCTCAGGCACCTCTTTGGCTTTACCTTTGCCGAAACCCACGCGACCTTTCTGGTCACCAACTACGACGAGTGCTGCAAAACCAAAGCGCTTACCGCCTTTAACAGTTTTGGACACACGGTTGATCGCGACAAGGCGATCCTGGAATTCTGGGGTCTCGTCGCGGTTATTGCGGCGGTTGCCTCCACGGTTGTCGTCTCTGGCCATTGTGGCCTCCTTGCTTGCGGGCGTGTGCCCTATTGGTTCAATCCTGGTGGGCCTTGACCCCCGGATCATCGAGAGGGCCGGCGTGGCCCTCTTCGCTTTGTCAGGTTGGCGGGATCAACCCCGCCCTACGGATGAAATGCGGGGCGGGGTTTCCCCCGCCGCCACCATTAAATCTTGAGACCGCCTTCGCGGGCCGCTTCTGCAAGTGCTTTTACCTTGCCGTGGAACAGAAAACCGCCACGGTCAAAATATGCTTCCTCAACACCGGCTTTCTTGGCGCGCTCGGCAATAACCGTGCCCACTTTGGTGGCCGCTTCGAGGTTGTTCTTGCCAACAAAACCAAGGTCTTTTTCGAGCGTCGATGCGGAGGCGACTGTTACGCCATTCACGTCGTCGATCAACTGAACCATGATGTTCTTGTTTGAACGGTGCACGGACAGGCGCATACGGCCCCGGTTCGCGCGGCGAAGTTTGTTCCGAACGCGCATGCGGCGTTTGATGAACAGTTGTCTTTTGCTGTTTGCCATCTGTGCGTTCCTTACTTCTTCTTGCCTTCTTTGCGGAAGACGAATTCACCCTTATAGCGGATGCCTTTGCCCTTATAGGGCTCGGGCTTGCGCCATGCGCGGATGTTCGCAGCGACTTGACCAACAAGCTGTTCGTCAATGCCTTCCACAACGATTTCGGTCTGCTTTGGCGCGGTTACGGTGACACCCTCAGGTGGCGTGTAATCGACGTCATGCGACAGGCCGAGGTTCAGTTTCAGCGTGTTGCCAGTCATCGCGGCACGATAACCAACACCTTGGATTTCAAGCTCTTTCTTGAAACCTTCGGTAACGCCTGTGACCAGGTTCGCAACCATTGTGCGGCTCATGCCCCACTGCTGGCGTGCGCGCTTGGACTTGCCACGTGGGATCACGGAAACCGCGTTGTCTTCGACTTTCAGATCAACATCATCTGTTGCTTTGAAAGTACGGACACCCTTGGGGCCTTTTACTTCGATGGACTGACCGGACACAGTGGCGGTAACACCACTTGGCAAATCAACCGCTTTTTTACCAATACGAGACATCTTGCGCTCCTTAGAATACGGTGCAGAGCACTTCGCCGCCGATATTCTGGCTGCGTGCATTTGCGTCCGACATCACACCTTTGGAGGTGGAGACAATCGACACACCCAGACCCTGACGGACCTGTGGAATGTCATTCGAGCCCATATAGACGCGGCGACCGGGCTTGGAGACCCGCTTCAACTCGCGAATAACAGGTTCGCCCTCGTAGTACTTCAAGCTGATCTCAATGGCAGGGTGGCCGTCGGCGCCTGTCATCGTCTCATAGCCGCGGATGTAACCTTCGTCCGCGAGCACGTCCAACACCCAGACGCGCAGCTTTGAAGCTGGTGTCATGACTGTGGATTTGCCGCGCATCTGGCTGTTGCGGATGCGTGTCAGCATGTCTGCGATAGGATCGTTCATAATGTGCGCTCCTTACCAGCTCGACTTGACCATGCCGGGGATCTGGCCGGAAGAGCCGAGATCACGCAGCGCGATACGCGAGATTTTCAGTTTACGATAATAAGCGTGCGGACGGCCGGTCAGCTGGCAACGGTTGTGCAGACGCACAGCAGAAGAGTTGCGCGGCAGTTTCGCCAGCTTCAGGGAGGCGCGGAAACGCTCTTCCATCGGCTTTTCTTGGTCGCTTACGATTGCTTTCAATTCGGCACGCTTTGCGGCGTACTTCTTGACCAGTGCTTCACGCTTTTTCTCGCGTGCGATCAT is part of the Sulfitobacter geojensis genome and harbors:
- the rplO gene encoding 50S ribosomal protein L15 encodes the protein MFKLNELSDNPGATKKRKRVGRGPGSGTGKMGGRGIKGQKSRSGVAINGYEGGQMPLFQRLPKRGFNKPNRKSYAVVNLGLIQKFVDAKKLDVKKPIDAAALIASGLVRRELDGIRLLAKGETTAKLDLHVAGASKSAIEAVEKAGGKVTLTAKAEAAAE
- the rpmD gene encoding 50S ribosomal protein L30, with protein sequence MAKTIVIKQIGSPIRRPAKQKATLVGLGLNKMHRTRELEDTPSVRGMINKISHMVEIVEEKG
- the rpsE gene encoding 30S ribosomal protein S5, with product MARDDNRGGNRRNNRDETPEFQDRLVAINRVSKTVKGGKRFGFAALVVVGDQKGRVGFGKGKAKEVPEAIRKATEQAKRQMIRVQLREGRTLHHDMEGRHGAGKVVMRTAPEGTGIIAGGPMRAVFEMLGVKDVVSKSIGSQNPYNMIRATMDGLRKESSPRSVAQRRGKKVADILPKTTDAPRVDGEQAPVVEGA
- the rplR gene encoding 50S ribosomal protein L18, with amino-acid sequence MANSKRQLFIKRRMRVRNKLRRANRGRMRLSVHRSNKNIMVQLIDDVNGVTVASASTLEKDLGFVGKNNLEAATKVGTVIAERAKKAGVEEAYFDRGGFLFHGKVKALAEAAREGGLKI
- the rplF gene encoding 50S ribosomal protein L6, with the translated sequence MSRIGKKAVDLPSGVTATVSGQSIEVKGPKGVRTFKATDDVDLKVEDNAVSVIPRGKSKRARQQWGMSRTMVANLVTGVTEGFKKELEIQGVGYRAAMTGNTLKLNLGLSHDVDYTPPEGVTVTAPKQTEIVVEGIDEQLVGQVAANIRAWRKPEPYKGKGIRYKGEFVFRKEGKKK
- the rpsH gene encoding 30S ribosomal protein S8 produces the protein MNDPIADMLTRIRNSQMRGKSTVMTPASKLRVWVLDVLADEGYIRGYETMTGADGHPAIEISLKYYEGEPVIRELKRVSKPGRRVYMGSNDIPQVRQGLGVSIVSTSKGVMSDANARSQNIGGEVLCTVF
- the rpsN gene encoding 30S ribosomal protein S14, whose protein sequence is MAKKSMIAREKKREALVKKYAAKRAELKAIVSDQEKPMEERFRASLKLAKLPRNSSAVRLHNRCQLTGRPHAYYRKLKISRIALRDLGSSGQIPGMVKSSW